ACCTATATGGCTGTACTTATTCTGTTTGATAAtgtttatgaatattgtataactagggtctatgaattataatataaaatttaatttttatagtgcaAAGATTGGATGGACCATTGGCATCAAACAGTGAAGATACTAATTTCATCTTATTAACCGGAATTTGGGTTGTTGTTGCTTTGGCTTTGTACTTTATGCGTCCTAATCCGGCTCGTGCACAAGaggaaactataaaaaaattaccatttggTGGATCTGACAATAGTGGATCAGATGTATGGATTACATCAAAACTTATtaagaatatttcaaatattaataagaatatttttattttcaggatCCACCATCGCCACCTCCTCCATCAATGGGCGCCCagtgatgatataatattttgacgataCATTCTACAAGAATTTTGAGCTCGCTCAATCTAAAATTCCCTTCCATTATTCCACAGATAATCATTATAATCACATAGATTTaagaacttaaaattttaattaaagtttcCCACTTGACTGACAAAATCCACTGCACTAAAGTGAAACAActattcattgtttttatataacaaaaaaatatatataccttaactttaaacatgataaaatgttattatatacgcaCACATAAGATAATACGTTTTCTTTATCGTCAATATGACTAGAGACCAGAATAATTGTATGCATCATCATATTAATACT
This portion of the Acyrthosiphon pisum isolate AL4f chromosome A1, pea_aphid_22Mar2018_4r6ur, whole genome shotgun sequence genome encodes:
- the LOC100161313 gene encoding uncharacterized protein C34C12.4 isoform X2, whose protein sequence is MSDNDPCECFWNHELSMQRLLSLLRQSQSACTDIDCLEPVQRLDGPLASNSEDTNFILLTGIWVVVALALYFMRPNPARAQEETIKKLPFGGSDNSGSDDPPSPPPPSMGAQ
- the LOC100161313 gene encoding uncharacterized protein C34C12.4 isoform X1, with amino-acid sequence MDKVGFEVSLFTMSDNDPCECFWNHELSMQRLLSLLRQSQSACTDIDCLEPVQRLDGPLASNSEDTNFILLTGIWVVVALALYFMRPNPARAQEETIKKLPFGGSDNSGSDDPPSPPPPSMGAQ